In one window of Miscanthus floridulus cultivar M001 chromosome 12, ASM1932011v1, whole genome shotgun sequence DNA:
- the LOC136496019 gene encoding uncharacterized protein gives MRPLLAVRRIRPVRPVRPIRRIRPVRPIRRPAATPRAPVRPLLARAAHQMSVQQCAPQTEIGVTSWEEVNVLKRNSDNVGWEYGFLVDANNKDKVECKFCGHRSQGGVHRLKEHVANVGTNAKKCRKSTQETKDKCKKSLEDSKRKRKEQAVRELELREDVNVSRVGTEDDEVTYVGSSEPHKLGPIDKWTRAIDPKATKSESLKQQKLNKELWKQRTHEFGSGLEPPSLRDLRESLLDEEYARTKSLLQKREAEKVKNGCSVMTDAWSDRKRRSIMNLYTNCADGSSFVSSQEMSDVSHTSEVIFELVDKAIEDIGPENVVQVVTDNASNNMGAKKLMLEKRPNIFWTSCATHTINLMLQGIGNMPRFKKVIDQAKALTIFVYGHTRTLECLRHFTEGREIIRLGVTRFALAFLTLNSILEKKDQLRKMVVHNRWDTLKDVKSKKGKDATTTILSPTFWKDVKLCLSVFEPLVKVLRLVNGDVKPSMGFIYGELLKAKREIKEAYGNVQSRYNEVIAIIDKKMKGRLDSLLHLTVYLLNPYYSYGNPSIFDDATITVGFMSCVETFYHHDEDKQDQAVNTKLDKFHNREGPFNKKLAKTCEKFEYNLGNSYYMAVIELLLSLSLSRGYLTI, from the exons atgCGGCCCCTCCTCGCCGTCCGCCGGATCCGCCCCGTGCGCCCCGTCCGCCCCATCCGCCGGATCCGACCCGTGCGCCCCATCCGTAGGCCCGCCGCCACCCCTAGAGCTCCCGTGCGGCCCCTCCTCGCGCGGGCCGCGCACCA AATGTCGGTCCAACAATGTGCTCCTCAAACTGAAATTGGTGTTACATCTTGGGAGGAGGTGAATGTCCTAAAAAGGAATTCAGATAATGTTGGATGGGAGTATGGGTTTCTAGTGGATGCAAAcaacaaggacaaggtggagtgCAAATTCTGTGGTCATCGGAGCCAAGGAGGGGTCCATCGGTTGAAGGAACATGTGGCCAATGTTGGAACAAATGCGAAGAAATGCAGGAAGAGCACACAGGAGACTAAAGACAAGTGCAAGAAATCACTAGAAGATTCAAAAAGGAAGAGGAAGGAGCAGGCTGTTCGTGAACTAGAGCTTAGAGAAGACGTGAATGTTTCTCGGGTTGGAACTGAGGATGATGAAGTGACTTATGTTGGAAGTTCAGAGCCTCACAAATTAGGACCCATTGATAAGTGGACACGTGCTATTGATCCTAAAGCAACAAAATCTGAGTCTTTGAAGCAACAGAAGCTGAACAAGGAACTTTGGAAACAAAGAACACATGAG TTTGGTTCTGGACTTGAACCTCCATCTCTGCGTGATCTGCGAGAGAGTTTgctagatgaagaatatgcaagaaCCAAGAGTTTGCTACAAAAACGTGAGGCTGAGAAGGTGAAGAATGGGTGCTCTGTTATGACTGATGCTTGGTCAGATAGGAAGAGGAGAAGTATAATGAACCTGTACACTAACTGTGCTGATGGATCCAGTTTTGTCAGCTCACAAGAGATGTCAGATGTGTCACACACAAGTGAAGTCATATTTGAACTAGTGGACAAAGCAATTGAAGACATTGGTCCGGAAAATGTGGTGCAAGTAGTGACAGACAATGCTTCTAACAACATGGGAGCAAAGAAGCTAATGCTTGAGAAGAGACCAAACATCTTTTGGACCTCTTGTGCAACTCACACAATCAATTTAATGCTCCAAGGAATTGGCAACATGCCACGGTTCAAGAAGGTGATTGACCAAGCAAAGGCATTAACCATATTTGTCTATGGGCACACAAGAACATTGGAGTGCTTGAGACACTTCACAGAGGGGAGAGAGATAATAAGGCTAGGAGTGACTAGGTTTGCTTTAGCTTTTCTCACTTTGAACAGCATACTAGAGAAGAAGGACCAACTAAGAAAGATGGTGGTTCATAATAGGTGGGAcacattgaaggatgtgaagtcaaAAAAGGGAAAAGATGCAACAACAACAATATTGAGTCCAACCTTTTGGAAGGATGTGAAGCTGTGTTTGAGTGTTTTTGAGCCATTGGTCAAAGTTCTTCGTTTGGTTAATGGGGATGTGAAGCCATCAATGGGTTTCATATATGGAGAACTACTAAAGGCAAAGAGAGAGATCAAGGAAGCCTATGGCAATGTTCAGTCCCGCTACAACGAAGTTATTGCTATTATTGACAAGAAGATGAAAGGAAGACTTGATTCTCTATTGCATTTGACTGTCTATCTGCTGAATCCATACTACAGCTATGGCAACCCATCAATCTTTGATGATGCCACAATAACAGTAGGTTTTATGAGCTGTGTAGAGACTTTTTATCATCATGATGAGGACAAGCAGGATCAGGCTGTCAACACTAAACTAGACAAGTTTCATAATAGAGAAGGACCATTTAACAAGAAGCTTGCAAAGACTTGTGAAAAATTTGAGTACAACCTAGGTAACTCATATTACATGGCTGTTATAGAGTTGCTGCTATCATTATCATTATCAAGAGGCTACTTAACTATTTAA